In a genomic window of Brettanomyces nanus chromosome 1, complete sequence:
- a CDS encoding uncharacterized protein (BUSCO:EOG09343APQ), whose protein sequence is MSDDLIHQFSDVTGATHDLGEQYLARNGNDLTNALNDYYRDSAGREPTPAIDSHPEKRHSDSKFRTMMDVIDHNDDNDDDETNLFTGGEKSGLEVENPDNKNNGGRGNGSGAADSGSKNPMNLVEDLLKKAEREAGEPDTREPIAQAKQPKFKGTGYMLGSKENSVESSKIADPNERLKRKIPEKITRTITFWKEGFQVDEGKLYRYDDPENAEYLKQLNQGRAPLSLLNVEMFQDVDVHVIKKLEDSFKPPKRKLGGFLGEGQRLGSPVPGETIIVEGDRGEAKVEDELEKNGEQEEQKKEETQEEGGDARIQIRLAEGERFVHGFNSSDKVSAVFDYVASKTTDSRTWSLAFAFPLRYIDDMKEKTIGEAGLANSVILQRWR, encoded by the coding sequence ATGTCTGATGATCTTATTCATCAGTTTTCTGATGTAACTGGTGCCACCCATGATCTTGGGGAACAATATTTGGCACGTAATGGTAATGATCTTACGAATGCACTTAATGACTATTATCGTGATAGTGCGGGAAGAGAGCCTACTCCTGCCATTGATTCCCATCCGGAGAAGAGACATTCTGACTCTAAATTTAGAACCATGATGGATGTTATTGATCACAATgacgataatgatgatgacgagaCTAATTTGTTTACAGGAGGAGAGAAATCAGGATTAGAAGTTGAGAACCCTGATAATAAGAACAACGGTGGCAGGGGCAATGGCAGTGGAGCGGCCGATTCAGGAAGTAAGAATCCTATGAATTTGGTGGAGGATCTTCTTAAAAAGGCTGAACGAGAGGCCGGAGAACCTGATACAAGGGAGCCAATTGCTCAAGCTAAACAGCCCAAATTCAAGGGTACTGGATATATGTTGGGATCCAAAGAGAACAGCGTGGAGTCTTCTAAGATTGCGGATCCTAACGAGAGACTGAAACGGAAAATTCCGGAGAAAATCACTAGAACTATCACGTTTTGGAAGGAAGGATTTCAAGTGGATGAGGGTAAATTGTATCGGTACGATGATCCTGAAAATGCTGAGTATTTGAAGCAATTGAATCAGGGAAGAGCTCCGCTTAGCTTGTTGAATGTAGAGATGTTTCAGGATGTTGATGTTCACGTGATCAAGAAGCTGGAAGACTCGTTTAAGCCACCAAAGCGGAAGTTAGGTGGATTCTTAGGTGAAGGTCAAAGATTGGGATCTCCTGTTCCTGGAGAAACGATCATAGTCGAGGGAGATAGAGGAGAGGCGAAAGTAGAGGACGAGCTCGAGAAGAATGGGGAACAGgaagagcagaagaaagaagaaactcaGGAAGAGGGTGGAGACGCTAGAATTCAGATACGCCTTGCAGAAGGCGAGAGATTTGTGCATGGATTCAATTCTAGTGACAAAGTTTCTGCAGTGTTTGACTATGTGGCCTCGAAGACTACAGATTCCAGAACATGGAGCCTTGCCTTTGCATTTCCCTTGAGATATATAGATGAcatgaaggagaagacTATTGGAGAGGCTGGGCTTGCCAATTCTGTTATTTTgcaaagatggagatga
- the TRP2 gene encoding anthranilate synthase component 1 (BUSCO:EOG09340Z9Q), with protein sequence MSYPIQPTFEKLYEIIEADRQSYSAQTVPNLYPIYAYFSAEYLSPHLAYLKLTKLGDSSAHRFPSFLFESTKNGEQVSRFSFMGVNPRKIITTGPLQGKEIDPLILLEQELKNVRQAQLPGIPILSGGAVGYISYDCIKYFEPTTRRPLKDVLKLPEAALMLFDQILVFDNAFQRFQAIDNVRINPSDTKKDIELKYLAAEKQLRKVEKVLTDHSLPVPYPPQPPIKQGNNFKSNIGEEGYETFVRELRQHILKGDIIQAVPSQRVARPTTVHPFNIYRHLRTVNPSPYMFYIDYLDYQLVGASPEMLVKSDFDDKIITRPIAGTIMRGKTAEEDDRLAATLRSSLKDRAEHVMLVDLARNDVNRICQPKKTSVDRLLTIERFSHVMHLVSEVSGTLRPGKTRFDAFRSIFPAGTVSGAPKVRAMQLIGELEKEKRGVYAGAVGHWSYDGKTMDTCIALRTMVVKDGVAYLQAGGGIVYDSDPHDEYIETMNKMMANINTIVEAENVWSQRLKDNKYESDTE encoded by the exons ATGAGT TATCCTATTCAACCCACATTCGAGAAACTCTATGAGATTATAGAAGCAGATAGACAGTCGTACAGTGCCCAGACAGTACCTAATCTGTACCCGATATATGCTTACTTCTCCGCTGAGTATCTTTCTCCGCACTTGGCATATCTTAAACTTACCAAATTAGGAGACAGTTCTGCTCATAGGTTTCCGtctttcctttttgaaagTACAAAGAATGGTGAACAAGTGTCGAGATTCTCCTTTATGGGAGTCAACCCTAGAAAGATTATTACAACTGGTCCTCTacaaggaaaagagattgatcctttaattcttctggaacaGGAGCTGAAGAATGTCCGCCAGGCACAGTTACCTGGTATCCCTATACTAAGCGGTGGTGCAGTTGGATACATATCATACGATTGTATCAAATACTTTGAGCCTACTACCAGAAGGCCATTGAAAGACGTTTTAAAATTGCCTGAGGCAGCGTTGATGCTTTTCGATCAGATTTTGGTCTTTGATAATGCGTTCCAGAGGTTCCAGGCGATTGATAATGTTAGAATTAATCCTTCGGATACCAAAAAAGACATTGAATTGAAGTATCTTGCCGCCGAAAAGCAGCTTCGTAAGGTTGAAAAAGTGTTGACGGATCATTCTTTGCCAGTTCCGTATCCTCCACAGCCACCGATTAAGCAGGGTAACAATTTTAAGTCCAatattggagaagaaggttaTGAAACGTTTGTACGGGAGCTTCGTCAGCATATCCTTAAGGGAGACATCATTCAGGCTGTTCCATCACAGAGAGTTGCTAGACCAACTACTGTGCATCCCTTTAATATTTACAGACATTTGAGAACCGTTAATCCTTCTCCGTACATGTTTTATATCGACTATCTGGACTATCAATTGGTGGGAGCATCACCTGAGATGCTTGTTAAATCTGACTTTGACGATAAGATTATCACCAGGCCTATTGCGGGTACCATTATGCGTGGTAAAActgcagaagaagacgacCGTCTTGCCGCCACTTTGAGGTCCTCTTTGAAGGACCGGGCAGAGCACGTAATGTTGGTTGATCTTGCCAGGAACGACGTTAACAGGATCTGTCAGCCCAAGAAAACCAGTGTCGACAGATTACTTACCATTGAGAGGTTTTCGCACGTTATGCACTTGGTTTCTGAAGTGAGCGGCACCCTTAGACCGGGAAAAACTAGATTCGATGCCTTCAGATCGATTTTCCCTGCTGGTACTGTGTCCGGAGCTCCAAAAGTGAGGGCCATGCAGCTAATTGGAGAGcttgagaaggagaaacgTGGTGTTTATGCAGGTGCTGTGGGTCACTGGTCCTATGATGGAAAGACAATGGATACGTGTATTGCCCTTAGAACTATGGTGGTTAAGGATGGTGTGGCTTATTTGCAAGCAGGTGGTGGTATAGTATATGATTCTGACCCACACGATGAGTACATAGAGACTATGAACAAGATGATGGCCAATATTAACACGATTGTGGAGGCAGAGAATGTCTGGTCCCAAAGGTTGAAGGATAATAAGTACGAAAGTGATACcgaatga
- the MET6 gene encoding methionine-synthesizing 5- methyltetrahydropteroyltriglutamate--homocysteine methyltransferase (BUSCO:EOG09340IAQ), whose translation MVQSAVLGFPRIGAFRELKKNTEAYWNGKISADQLLAVGKEIRAHNWKLQKDAGVDIIPSNDFSFYDQVLDLSLLFNVIPDRYTKYNLPSLDTYFAMARGLQRKAAENSKAVDVPALEMVKWFDSNYHYVRPTFSHSTEFKLIGSKPIDEYLEAKAQGIETRPVILGPVSYLFLGKPDKDSLDLEPIALLKSLLPVYIQLLKKLAAAGAKEVQVDEPTLVLDMPKKVQAAFKTAYDAFAAEEGLPELILTTYFGDVRPNLSAIKGLKVAGFHFDFVRDPEQLEKVASILGDKQTLSVGVVDGRNIWKNDFAASIALVKKAIKKIGADRVIVATASSLLHTPVDLTNEKKLDSEIKDWFSFATQKLDEVVTIANAISGKDVSEKLAANALSIKNRKEHEINNDAAVQKRTSGIDDAMATRSSPFPKRLAVQKGEFHLPLFPTTTIGSFPQTKDIRVMRSKFTKGTISEEEYTNFIKKEIKGVVDFQEKVGLDVLVHGEPERNDMVQYFGERLKGFAFTTNGWVQSYGSRYVRPPIIVGDVSRPAPMTVKTSVYAQSLTEKPMKGMLTGPITILRWSFPRNDVPQKTQALQLSLALRDEVQDLESAGIHVIQVDEPALREGLPLRAGAERNDYLKWAAESFRVATSGVKDTTQIHSHFCYSDLDPNHIKALDADVVSIEFSKKDDANYIQEFANYPNHIGLGLFDIHSPRVPSKEEFIARIGEIMKSYPAEKFWCNPDCGLKTRKWEETTASLTNMVAAAKYYREKYAKKD comes from the coding sequence ATGGTTCAATCCGCAGTTTTAGGTTTCCCAAGAATCGGAGCTTTCagagagttgaaaaagaacaCGGAGGCCTACTGGAACGGCAAGATCAGTGCTGATCAGTTATTGGCCGTCGGTAAAGAGATTCGTGCTCACAACTGGAAGTTGCAAAAGGACGCTGGCGTCGATATTATTCCATCCAATGACTTTTCGTTTTACGACCAGGTCTTAGacttgtctcttctttttaaCGTCATCCCTGACAGATACACAAAGTACAACTTGCCTTCTTTGGATACGTACTTTGCTATGGCCAGAGGTTTGCAAAGAAAGGCCGCTGAAAATAGTAAGGCTGTTGATGTTCCTGCCTTGGAGATGGTGAAATGGTTTGATTCTAACTATCATTACGTTAGACCTACTTTCTCTCACTCTACCGAATTCAAGTTGATTGGTTCTAAGCCTATTGACGAGTACTTGGAGGCTAAAGCTCAAGGTATTGAGACCAGACCTGTCATTTTGGGTCCTGTTTCTTATTTGTTCTTGGGTAAGCCAGATAAGGATTCTCTTGATTTGGAGCCAATTGCTCTCTTGAAAAGTCTCTTACCCGTCTATATCcagcttttgaagaagttggctgctgctggtgCCAAGGAGGTTCAGGTTGACGAGCCAACTTTAGTTTTAGATATGCCTAAAAAGGTTCAAGCCGCTTTCAAGACCGCCTATGATGCGTTTGCCGCCGAGGAAGGTCTTCCCGAGTTGATTCTTACCACATACTTTGGTGATGTTAGACCAAATTTGTCTGCTATCAAGGGCTTAAAAGTTGCTGGATTCCACTTCGACTTTGTCAGAGATCCCGAACAATTGGAAAAGGTTGCCTCTATCTTGGGTGACAAGCAGACTTTGTCTGTGGGTGTTGTTGACGGTAGAAACATTTGGAAGAATGACTTTGCTGCTTCTATTGCCTTGGTCAAGAAAGCcatcaaaaagattggTGCTGATAGAGTTATTGTGGCCACTGCTTCTTCGTTGTTGCACACACCAGTCGATTTGACTAACGAAAAGAAGCTAGACTCAGAGATCAAGGATTGGTTCTCTTTCGCTACTCAGAAGCTTGATGAGGTTGTGACTATCGCCAATGCTATTTCCGGTAAAGATGTTTCCGAGAAGTTGGCAGCCAACGCTCTCTCTATCAAGAACAGAAAGGAGCATGAAATCAATAACGATGCTGCTGTTCAGAAGAGAACGAGTGGTATTGATGATGCTATGGCTACCAGAAGCTCTCCATTCCCTAAGAGATTGGCTGTTCAAAAGGGCGAATTCCACTTACCATTGTTCCCAACCACCACTATTGGTTCCTTCCCTCAAACCAAGGACATCAGAGTGATGAGAAGTAAATTCACTAAGGGTACAATCTCTGAGGAGGAATACAccaacttcatcaagaaggagatcaaGGGTGTTGTTGACTTCCAAGAGAAGGTTGGTCTAGATGTTTTGGTTCACGGTGAGCCTGAGAGAAATGATATGGTTCAATACTTTGGCGAGAGATTGAAAGGTTTTGCCTTTACCACTAACGGCTGGGTCCAGTCATATGGTTCCAGATACGTTAGACCACCTATTATTGTCGGTGATGTCTCCAGACCAGCTCCAATGACCGTGAAGACTTCTGTCTACGCTCAGTCGTTGACCGAAAAGCCAATGAAGGGTATGCTTACTGGTCCAATCACTATCTTGAGATGGTCTTTCCCAAGAAATGATGTTCCACAAAAGACACAGGCTTTGCAGCTTTCTTTGGCCTTGAGAGACGAAGTTCAAGACTTGGAGTCTGCTGGTATTCATGTCATTCAGGTCGATGAGCCTGCTCTCAGAGAGGGTTTGCCATTGAGAGCTGGTGCCGAGAGAAATGACTACTTGAAGTGGGCTGCTGAATCTTTCAGAGTTGCTACCTCTGGTGTTAAGGACACCACTCAGATCCACTCTCACTTCTGCTACTCTGACTTGGATCCTAACCACATAAAGGCATTGGATGCCGACGTTGTTTCCATTGAGTTCTCCAAGAAGGACGATGCAAACTATATTCAGGAGTTTGCCAACTATCCAAATCATATTGGTCTTGGATTGTTCGACATTCACTCTCCAAGAGTTCCTTCTAAGGAGGAATTCATTGCTAGAATTGGTGAGATTATGAAGAGTTACCCAGCGGAGAAGTTCTGGTGTAACCCTGACTGTGGTTTGAAGACCAGAAAGTGGGAAGAGACTACTGCCTCTTTGACTAACATGGTTGCTGCTGCCAAGTACTACAGAGAGAAGTACGCTAAGAAGGACTAA
- the PTH2 gene encoding Gluconate transport-inducing protein gives MSTSQLVTIATVSLFTGCCLGAFLALPVHSGGLQTPTLFGLHLPSNGNSSTPSSTDYLSDEELSEETKLKDGKSQEEEGNDDESLVEINSSSLNQVGGEVRMALVVRTDLDMTNGKVAAQCAHAAVTCYKMMSDSGSEARNLPMLKRWYGGGQAKITLKCQNKDLMDLLFAKALSLNVNAYVVHDAGRTQVVSGSATVLGLGPAPKAVLDQITGKLRLL, from the coding sequence ATGTCTACATCTCAGCTGGTTACGATTGCAACTGTGTCGTTGTTTACAGGTTGCTGTCTTGGTGCATTTTTAGCTCTACCGGTTCATTCTGGCGGCTTGCAGACCCCTACTCTTTTCGGGCTTCATCTTCCTAGTAATGGCAATTCATCTACTCCTTCTTCGACGGATTATCTGTCTGATGAGGAGCTCTCCGAGGAGACAAAACTCAAGGATGGAAAAAGtcaggaagaggaagggaatgatgatgaaagtCTTGTTGAgatcaattcttcttctttgaaccAGGTGGGAGGTGAAGTCAGGATGGCTTTAGTGGTGAGAACAGATTTGGACATGACAAATGGTAAGGTGGCTGCACAGTGTGCACATGCTGCAGTTACATGTTACAAGATGATGTCAGATTCTGGATCGGAGGCCCGAAATTTGCCCATGCTAAAAAGGTGGTATGGTGGAGGCCAGGCCAAAATAACCCTCAAATGTCAGAATAAAGACCTGATGGATCTTCTCTTTGCCAAGGCATTGAGTCTTAATGTTAACGCATACGTCGTTCATGATGCAGGAAGGACGCAGGTGGTGTCTGGGAGTGCTACCGTACTAGGATTAGGACCTGCACCAAAAGCGGTGTTGGATCAGATTACCGGTAAGTTAAGGTTACTATAA
- the THR4 gene encoding threonine synthase (BUSCO:EOG09341SKX), translating into MPSASQRYRSTRSRESQSKPFEYAVIRGLAEDGGLFVPSQIPHVPSDFIKQWANLSFQELAFKVMRLYVSREEIPDTDLAELISKSYSKFRSPEITPLVKIDSQQNLYLLELFHGPTYAFKDVALQFLGNLFEYFLLKKNSKKAAGVTHDRITVVGATSGDTGSAAIYGLRNKKDVSVFILYPTGRVSPLQEQQMTTVQDANIHTLSVKGTFDDCQSLVKQVFNDVKFNDKYHVGAVNSINWARILAQITYYYHGYFQLLRQVPEAQKSGLKVKFVVPSGNFGDILAGYYAKQMGLPVEQLVVATNENDILNRFLRTGTYDKAPVKVTYSPAMDICVSSNFERFLWYMVRDTVASKDDREAGSIMNQFMNELSSKGAFRVAEETLRLAQSFLLSGSVSNDETVRTIRSTYQNTSNHYILDPHSAVGISVAERIIAEDGEDTAINYISLSTAHPAKFSEVVNKALGDITGYSFEKDVLPHDLKKLATLPKKIKEIDIPELKVIEAAIEEELVTE; encoded by the coding sequence ATGCCTTCAGCTTCACAAAGATACCGTTCTACACGGTCGCGGGAGTCACAATCAAAGCCTTTCGAATATGCTGTTATTCGGGGTCTTGCTGAGGATGGAGGATTGTTCGTTCCTTCTCAAATCCCTCATGTTCCTAGTGACTTCATTAAGCAATGGGCCAACCTCTCATTCCAGGAGCTAGCCTTCAAAGTGATGCGTCTCTATGTGAGCCGGGAAGAGATTCCCGACACTGATTTGGCAGAATTGATCTCTAAGTCGTACTCAAAGTTCCGTTCACCTGAGATCACACCATTGGTCAAGATCGACTCTCAGCAAAACCTTTACCTATTGGAGTTGTTCCACGGCCCAACGTATGCCTTCAAGGATGTGGCTCTTCAGTTTTTGGGTAACTTATTTGAGTATTTcctattgaagaagaacagtAAGAAGGCTGCCGGTGTTACTCACGATAGAATCACCGTTGTTGGTGCTACCTCCGGTGATACAGGCTCTGCTGCCATTTATGGTCTTCGTAACAAAAAGGACGTATCTGTGTTTATTCTCTATCCAACAGGTCGCGTGTCTCCTCTTCAGGAACAACAGATGACCACCGTTCAGGATGCAAACATTCATACGTTGTCTGTTAAGGGTACGTTCGATGACTGCCAGTCTCTTGTGAAGCAGGTGTTCAACGATGTAAAGTTCAATGATAAGTACCACGTTGGTGCCGTTAACTCTATCAACTGGGCACGTATTCTTGCCCAGATTACCTACTATTATCACGGTTACTTCCAACTTTTAAGACAAGTTCCGGAGGCACAGAAAAGCGGCTTGAAAGTTAAGTTCGTCGTGCCAAGTGGTAATTTTGGTGATATTCTTGCTGGTTATTATGCTAAGCAAATGGGCTTACCTGTGGAACAGCTAGTTGTCGCTACCAACGAAAATGATATTCTTAATAGATTTCTCAGAACTGGTACCTATGATAAAGCACCTGTTAAGGTTACCTATTCTCCGGCAATGGATATCTGtgtctcttcaaactttGAGAGATTCTTGTGGTATATGGTTAGAGATACTGTTGCCTCTAAAGATGATAGAGAGGCCGGCAGTATAATGAACCAGTTCATGAACGAGCTCTCTTCTAAAGGTGCCTTCAGGGTGGCTGAGGAGACTTTGAGACTCGCCCAGTCGTTTTTGTTATCGGGCTCTGTCAGTAATGACGAAACTGTTCGTACTATACGGTCTACCTACCAGAATACTTCCAACCACTACATTTTGGACCCACATTCTGCTGTTGGTATCTCCGTTGCTGAACGTATTATAGCAGAAGATGGTGAGGATACTGCAATTAATTACATCTCTCTATCTACGGCTCATCCTGCCAAATTCTCAGAGGTGGTTAACAAGGCGTTGGGTGATATTACCGGCTATTCCTTCGAGAAAGACGTTCTCCCTCacgacttgaagaagttggcaACTTTGCCTAAAAAAATTAAGGAGATCGACATTCCAGAATTGAAGGTTATTGAGGCTGCCATCGAAGAGGAATTGGTTACGGAATAA
- a CDS encoding uncharacterized protein (EggNog:ENOG41), with protein MLKTVNPIDTAQHLLDTYSLDKINFHDYLFPHYDFNTINISGNPKAGSFVEYSIDDHTIPGSKPHIGIVLNDQHYYLTSSQVFHILTPQTTIEKITPNLINFKIVNFVSPEFIPSLEGSSSEQLAKLSYILNVFTNFSFGMANELIRRDLPRKAYFQLAQTQKQGSATLSDLVSLFADSKAVKEILDFRSNPLAAPALLHITHSFVVNDPIHFRFLAPQTSLMDDIHSYLHPLSYQTTQNFLNPINLACSLLSIYQTDSRILLNKYGAVLGANERYRCFVLLSEDLTFQSLIQFIKYAIEYPHIKILAKLDTLYLPLESAIGSKSLYEFLVNLGVYNKTTNPVFSSEIYGQIKQSKLSGMVGQSLGELKPFCGLRQLILHDKDENRDLEIPSVVESIPAETVDVSPIYQITKGLAFSLRKISITQYRFNFFLPIPRQKLTKWMIANPISFSKLFAESLVQIPDQLPTYVTFKNRESQPRTCFRISFVFDYLESDSLSNPDVEVALDQFKHTQTLEEYLFDSRLSNTDNSKSGQKVFSKMLAVDKLRNLLKQKEQARLQEGLLMPEKDDPVSADSRAMFIDDTKALLDEYLSLYCQKQGISVIHRVMEVDRTESTDSRKSRRFKIFKWYANSYETFRQSGKMDMTNFIGSLKYVKPMKLQVGSKPVAGFKPLGLKSYASFNDWDYVESYVNNLQLLNHLSGKTLLSLKELIPKIGSNSNAFLQLKRRLKRYQTLKQLEDSEHTITALRCIVVDPPTAVIINDKAIYRNAKAYCMEFDLMVDVEVGEQELSYDIMVGDRLICSEILELDPVAGKIVIK; from the exons ATGTTA AAAACTGTTAATCCCATTGATACCGCGCAGCATTTACTAGACACCTACTCGCTAGATAAGATCAATTTTCATGACTATTTATTTCCTCATTACGACTTTAATACGATCAATATCTCAGGTAATCCTAAAGCGGGATCTTTTGTTGAATACTCGATTGATGATCATACCATTCCGGGTTCTAAACCCCATATAGGTATAGTGCTTAACGATCAGCACTATTATCTTACTTCGAGTCAAGTATTTCATATATTGACTCCACAGACCACTATAGAGAAGATTACACCCAACCTGatcaatttcaagattGTTAACTTCGTATCTCCAGAATTTATTCCCTCTCTAGAAGGTTCTTCATCTGAACAGTTAGCTAAATTGTCCTATATCCTCAATGTATTTACCAATTTCAGCTTCGGAATGGCCAACGAGCTCATTCGCCGGGATTTACCCCGTAAGGCTTACTTTCAGTTGGCTCAGACTCAGAAGCAGGGTTCTGCCACTCTTTCAGATCTTGTATCTCTATTCGCTGACAGCAAAGCAGTCAAAGAGATTCTTGATTTTCGATCGAACCCTCTAGCGGCTCCTGCCTTATTGCATATTACCCATTCTTTCGTGGTTAATGACCCTATTCATTTCAGATTTCTTGCTCCTCAGACTTCGCTAATGGACGATATTCATTCCTATTTGCATCCTCTCAGTTATCAAACCACCCAGAATTTTCTTAACCCCATCAATCTTGCCTGTTCTTTGCTCTCTATCTACCAAACAGACTCTCGAATATTGTTGAACAAATACGGCGCCGTATTGGGTGCCAACGAACGCTATAGATGCTTTGTTTTGCTATCCGAGGACCTTACTTTCCAAAGTCTTATCCAATTCATTAAGTATGCCATTGAATACCCTCATATCAAGATCTTGGCTAAATTGGATACACTATATTTACCCTTGGAATCTGCCATAGGCTCCAAATCTCTTTATGAGTTTCTGGTCAATCTTGGGGTCTACAACAAGACTACGAATCCCGTTTTTTCTAGTGAGATCTATGGTCAGATCAAGCAATCCAAGCTTTCAGGAATGGTTGGTCAATCCCTTGGTGAATTGAAACCATTTTGCGGTCTTCGTCAATTAATTCTTCATGATAAAGATGAGAATCGAGATTTGGAAATACCTTCTGTGGTTGAATCAATTCCTGCTGAGACCGTTGATGTTTCTCCAATATACCAAATCACCAAAGGACTCGCTTTTTCACTTCGTAAGATTAGCATCACTCAGTATAggttcaacttcttccttccaaTTCCTCGCCAGAAGCTTACCAAGTGGATGATTGCCAATCCAATAAGCTTCTCCAAACTCTTTGCTGAATCGTTGGTTCAAATTCCTGATCAGCTACCTACCTATGTCACTTTCAAGAACAGAGAATCGCAACCAAGGACGTGTTTTAGGATTTCGTTTGTGTTCGACTACCTTGAATCAGACTCTCTTTCCAACCCCGATGTGGAAGTAGCATTGGATCAATTTAAGCATACTCAAACGCTTGAGGAGTACCTTTTTGACAGTAGGCTCAGTAATACAGATAACAGCAAATCTGGACAGAAAGTGTTCAGCAAGATGTTGGCCGTCGATAAACTACGCAACCTTTTGAAGCAAAAGGAGCAAGCAAGACTTCAGGAGGGACTTTTGATGCCAGAAAAGGACGATCCTGTGAGCGCTGACAGTAGAGCCATGTTTATAGACGATACTAAGGCGCTGTTGGATGAGTATCTTTCGTTATATTGTCAAAAGCAAGGAATTTCGGTGATTCATAGAGTAATGGAAGTGGATCGGACAGAATCTACAGATTCCAGAAAGTCTAGGAGATTCAAGATTTTCAAGTGGTATGCCAACTCCTATGAAACTTTCCGCCAGAGTGGGAAGATGGATATGACCAACTTCATCGGCAGCTTAAAGTATGTTAAGCCAATGAAATTGCAGGTTGGCTCTAAACCCGTTGCCGGCTTCAAACCTCTTGGCCTAAAAAGCTATGCCAGTTTCAATGATTGGGATTATGTGGAAAGCTACGTGAACaatcttcagcttcttaATCATCTTTCTGGGAAGACCCTTTTAAGTTTAAAAGAGCTAATACCTAAGATAGGTAGCAATTCGAATGCGTTTCTTCAactaaagagaagattgaagagataCCAGACATTGAAACAGTTGGAAGATTCCGAACACACCATAACCGCGTTAAGATGTATTGTTGTGGACCCGCCTACAGCTGTAATAATCAACGATAAAGCAATTTATAGAAACGCAAAGGCATATTGTATGGAGTTCGATTTGATGGTGGACGTTGAGGTTGGCGAACAGGAACTCTCATATGATATCATGGTGGGAGATAGATTGATCTGTTCTGAGATTCTGGAGTTAGATCCTGTAGCAGGCAAAATAGTGATAAAGTAG